The Gadus macrocephalus chromosome 21, ASM3116895v1 genome has a segment encoding these proteins:
- the myct1a gene encoding myc target protein 1 homolog, with protein MAENNTNLFLEILQSFDVVPLIIAFCVSIAVGLLLGALIYVLLTWLSRRRAGSAVITQRPLYRPALVSPRARPGFSRNSSYDRRSNNSLVSAAFSFHRQLSPPGEQADPLGRKSSFRASTFYPLRQCSQIAREAEEGSPGTPPRTQSLTAAPGSAHTAVGTPTTAPAAAAAPARPESFWGHGGVRGFQATQTPPPAYESIVKAYQETRT; from the coding sequence tccCCCTGATCATCGCCTTCTGTGTGTCCATCGCGGTGGGCCTGCTCCTGGGGGCTCTGATCTACGTCCTCCTCACCTGGCTGTCCCGGCGGCGGGCGGGCTCCGCCGTCATCACCCAGCGCCCGTTGTACCGCCCGGCGCTCGTGTCCCCGCGCGCCCGCCCGGGCTTCAGCCGCAACAGCAGCTACGACCGGCGCAGCAACAACAGCCTGGTGAGCGCCGCCTTCAGCTTCCACCGGCAGCTCTCCCCGCCCGGGGAGCAGGCCGACCCGCTGGGCCGCAAGTCCAGCTTCAGGGCCTCCACCTTCTACCCACTGCGCCAGTGCAGCCAGATCGCCCGCGAGGCCGAGGAGGGCAGCCCCGGCACGCCGCCCCGGACCCAGAGCCTGACGGCCGCGCCGGGGTCGGCTCACACCGCGGTGGGGACCCCCACGacggcccccgccgccgccgccgccccagcCAGGCCAGAGTCCTTCTGGGGTCACGGCGGGGTCAGGGGCTTCCAGGCCACACAGACTCCGCCTCCGGCCTATGAGAGCATCGTCAAGGCTTATCAGGAGACACGCACCTGa